A stretch of the Macaca thibetana thibetana isolate TM-01 chromosome X, ASM2454274v1, whole genome shotgun sequence genome encodes the following:
- the FAM9A gene encoding LOW QUALITY PROTEIN: protein FAM9A (The sequence of the model RefSeq protein was modified relative to this genomic sequence to represent the inferred CDS: deleted 1 base in 1 codon) gives MSCFLSLLSLTLHSPGSGVASNFPGQPTMEPVGRKRSKRAAKVQLEAQVMAAPVKEHAGKDPVNDEHEERNPFTETREKDVTDEHGEREPFAEKDEHMGIHTMKLEYIAADIKEDLAAKRKMIKIDKAAYRKTKNTIERALRKKQLKRQKRDYRHTRKLLNVLKEYIADKQKDDEEVEAAAAAAAAAAAEVIVVEEQEEEEKEEEEEKEGGEGEETEEEVIKAFQEKQKRCQQHTSVRRGGLKEVKPLREQFIKATKDSKDNYCIISSDEESELDN, from the exons ATGTCCTGTTTCCTTAGCCTACTGAGTTTGACTTTGCACTCA CCAGGTTCAGGGGTCGCCTCTAACTTCCCAGGACAGCCAACCATGGAGCCCGTGGGCAGGAAGCGCAGCAAGAGGGCTGCCAAGGTTCAGTTGGAGGCTCAAGTTATGGCCGCCCCCGTGAAGGAGCATGCAG GAAAGGATCCAGTCAATGATGAACATGAGGAAAGAAACCCTTTTACAGAAACAAGGGAGAAAGATGTAACTGATGAGCATGGGGAAAGAGAACCTTTTGCTGAAAAAGATGAGCACATGGG gattCATACCATGAAGCTAGAATATATTGCAG CTGACATTAAAGAGGACCttgctgcaaaaagaaaaatgataaaaatagataaaGCCGCTTATAGGAAAACCAAGAACACAATTGAACGTGCtttgagaaaaaaacaactaaaaag GCAGAAACGTGATTATAGACATACTCGGAAGTTGCTGAATGTCCTTAAAGAATACATCGCAGACAAGCAGAAAGATGATGAGgaagtagaagcagcagcagcagcagcagcagcagcagcagcagaagtaaTAGTAGTAGAAgaacaagaggaggaggagaaggaggaggaagaggagaaagaaggaggagaaggagaagaaacagaagaagaagtAATT AAAGCAtttcaagaaaaacagaagaggtgTCAACAACATACAAGTGTTAGGAGAGGGGGGCTGAAAGAGGTGAAGCCGCTACGTGAGCAATTCATAAAG GCTACCAAGGACTCTAAAGACAATTATTGCATCATTTCTTCCGATGAAGAAAGTGAACTTGATAACTAG